Proteins from one Sabethes cyaneus chromosome 2, idSabCyanKW18_F2, whole genome shotgun sequence genomic window:
- the LOC128734022 gene encoding aldehyde dehydrogenase, dimeric NADP-preferring-like isoform X4, whose protein sequence is MSYADVVQQLHTTFASGKTRDVEFREKQLKNLLRMYEENSAEMVRVLAADLRKHKQEAHVLEIDFLINDIRNTIYNLQEWVKPEKPEKTMVNIMDGVYIYKDPYGVVLVIGAWNYPLQLTLVPVAAAIAAGNCVLIKPSEVAATTSKFIAETIPKYLDSDCYKVIEGGAKETSELLRQKFDYVFYTGSGRVGKIVHQACNENLTPCTLELGGKSPCYIDSTADISIATKRILWGKFINAGQTCIAPDYLLCSKQVQREFVEEAKKILTEWYGSNPKDSPDLCRIINQQHFQRLSAMIKGANVAIGGEMDSQEKYIAPTILVDVSPSDAVMQEEIFGPILPIINVENAYDAIRFINSRQKALALYIFSENKNDRKALIKGTSSGGVCINDTMMHAAVETLPFGGVGSSGMGAYHGKYSFDTFVHRKSCLAKDFNMIGEKLASSRYPPYSDTKLSFLTTLLKKRQGFSTKFLPYVLMFGIGVATTLIVSSIVKDDE, encoded by the exons ATGAGTTACGCAGAT GTAGTACAACAACTTCACACGACTTTCGCTAGTGGAAAGACCAGAGATGTCGAATTCAG AGAGAAGCAACTCAAAAACTTGTTGCGCATGTACGAAGAGAATTCAGCCGAAATGGTCAGAGTGCTAGCTGCTGATTTGAGGAAGCACAAACAGGAGGCTCATGTACTGGAGATTGATTTTCTCATAAACGACATTCGAAACACCATCTACAATCTGCAAGAATGGGTCAAACCGGAGAAACCGGAAAAAACTATGGTCAATATCATGGACGGAGTGTACATCTACAAAGATCCATATGGCGTAGTTTTGGTAATCGGTGCTTGGAATTATCCGCTGCAATTAACCCTTGTTCCAGTGGCGGCAGCAATTGCGGCTGGAAACTGTGTACTTATCAAACCAAGCGAAGTCGCGGCGACGACGTCTAAGTTCATTGCAGAAACTATTCCAAAGTATTTAGACTCA GATTGCTACAAGGTAATAGAAGGTGGTGCCAAGGAGACATCAGAACTGTTGAGGCAGAAATTCGATTACGTTTTCTACACCGGTTCCGGCAGAGTCGGAAAAATAGTGCATCAGGCATGCAATGAAAATCTGACGCCTTGTACGCTTGAGCTGGGCGGCAAAAGTCCCTGTTATATTGACAGCACCGCAGATATTTCAATCGCCACAAAGCGAATTCTGTGGGGCAAATTTATCAATGCCGGGCAGACTTGTATCGCTCCTGACTATCTGCTCTGCTCGAAGCAGGTGCAAAGAGAGTTTGTGGAAGAAGCGAAAAAAATTTTAACCGAATGGTACGGAAGCAACCCGAAGGACAGTCCCGATCTGTGCAGGATTATTAACCAGCAGCATTTCCA GCGTCTTAGTGCGATGATTAAAGGAGCAAATGTGGCCATTGGTGGAGAAATGGATTCACAGGAAAAGTATATCGCTCCAACGATCCTGGTAGATGTTAGTCCCAGTGACGCCGTAATGCAAGAGGAAATCTTCGGACCAATTCTTCCGATCATCAACGTTGAGAATGCTTAtgatgctatccgctttattaaTTCGAG ACAAAAGGCACTCGCGTTGTATATCTTCAGCGAAAATAAAAACGACAGAAAAGCGTTAATTAAAGGTACTTCTAGCGGTGGAGTTTGTATCAACGACACTATGATGCACGCAGCAG TTGAAACTTTACCGTTCGGAGGCGTCGGATCGAGCGGAATGGGGGCGTATCACGGAAAATACTCATTCGACACGTTTGTCCATAGGAAGTCGTGCCTGGCTAAGGATTTTAATATGATCGGCGAAAAACTGGCCTC TTCAAGATACCCTCCGTACTCGGATACAAAGCTTTCATTCCTGACTACACTACTTAAGAAACGACAGGGATTTTCCACCAAGTTTCTGCCTTATGTATTGATGTTTGGAATAGGAGTTGCTACTACACTCATTGTGAGCTCAATCGTGAAG GATGACGAATAA
- the LOC128734022 gene encoding aldehyde dehydrogenase, dimeric NADP-preferring-like isoform X1 codes for MSYADVVQQLHTTFASGKTRDVEFREKQLKNLLRMYEENSAEMVRVLAADLRKHKQEAHVLEIDFLINDIRNTIYNLQEWVKPEKPEKTMVNIMDGVYIYKDPYGVVLVIGAWNYPLQLTLVPVAAAIAAGNCVLIKPSEVAATTSKFIAETIPKYLDSDCYKVIEGGAKETSELLRQKFDYVFYTGSGRVGKIVHQACNENLTPCTLELGGKSPCYIDSTADISIATKRILWGKFINAGQTCIAPDYLLCSKQVQREFVEEAKKILTEWYGSNPKDSPDLCRIINQQHFQRLSAMIKGANVAIGGEMDSQEKYIAPTILVDVSPSDAVMQEEIFGPILPIINVENAYDAIRFINSRQKALALYIFSENKNDRKALIKGTSSGGVCINDTMMHAAVETLPFGGVGSSGMGAYHGKYSFDTFVHRKSCLAKDFNMIGEKLASSRYPPYSDTKLSFLTTLLKKRQGFSTKFLPYVLMFGIGVATTLIVSSIVKRRMQ; via the exons ATGAGTTACGCAGAT GTAGTACAACAACTTCACACGACTTTCGCTAGTGGAAAGACCAGAGATGTCGAATTCAG AGAGAAGCAACTCAAAAACTTGTTGCGCATGTACGAAGAGAATTCAGCCGAAATGGTCAGAGTGCTAGCTGCTGATTTGAGGAAGCACAAACAGGAGGCTCATGTACTGGAGATTGATTTTCTCATAAACGACATTCGAAACACCATCTACAATCTGCAAGAATGGGTCAAACCGGAGAAACCGGAAAAAACTATGGTCAATATCATGGACGGAGTGTACATCTACAAAGATCCATATGGCGTAGTTTTGGTAATCGGTGCTTGGAATTATCCGCTGCAATTAACCCTTGTTCCAGTGGCGGCAGCAATTGCGGCTGGAAACTGTGTACTTATCAAACCAAGCGAAGTCGCGGCGACGACGTCTAAGTTCATTGCAGAAACTATTCCAAAGTATTTAGACTCA GATTGCTACAAGGTAATAGAAGGTGGTGCCAAGGAGACATCAGAACTGTTGAGGCAGAAATTCGATTACGTTTTCTACACCGGTTCCGGCAGAGTCGGAAAAATAGTGCATCAGGCATGCAATGAAAATCTGACGCCTTGTACGCTTGAGCTGGGCGGCAAAAGTCCCTGTTATATTGACAGCACCGCAGATATTTCAATCGCCACAAAGCGAATTCTGTGGGGCAAATTTATCAATGCCGGGCAGACTTGTATCGCTCCTGACTATCTGCTCTGCTCGAAGCAGGTGCAAAGAGAGTTTGTGGAAGAAGCGAAAAAAATTTTAACCGAATGGTACGGAAGCAACCCGAAGGACAGTCCCGATCTGTGCAGGATTATTAACCAGCAGCATTTCCA GCGTCTTAGTGCGATGATTAAAGGAGCAAATGTGGCCATTGGTGGAGAAATGGATTCACAGGAAAAGTATATCGCTCCAACGATCCTGGTAGATGTTAGTCCCAGTGACGCCGTAATGCAAGAGGAAATCTTCGGACCAATTCTTCCGATCATCAACGTTGAGAATGCTTAtgatgctatccgctttattaaTTCGAG ACAAAAGGCACTCGCGTTGTATATCTTCAGCGAAAATAAAAACGACAGAAAAGCGTTAATTAAAGGTACTTCTAGCGGTGGAGTTTGTATCAACGACACTATGATGCACGCAGCAG TTGAAACTTTACCGTTCGGAGGCGTCGGATCGAGCGGAATGGGGGCGTATCACGGAAAATACTCATTCGACACGTTTGTCCATAGGAAGTCGTGCCTGGCTAAGGATTTTAATATGATCGGCGAAAAACTGGCCTC TTCAAGATACCCTCCGTACTCGGATACAAAGCTTTCATTCCTGACTACACTACTTAAGAAACGACAGGGATTTTCCACCAAGTTTCTGCCTTATGTATTGATGTTTGGAATAGGAGTTGCTACTACACTCATTGTGAGCTCAATCGTGAAG agACGTATGCAATAA
- the LOC128734022 gene encoding aldehyde dehydrogenase, dimeric NADP-preferring-like isoform X3, which translates to MSYADVVQQLHTTFASGKTRDVEFREKQLKNLLRMYEENSAEMVRVLAADLRKHKQEAHVLEIDFLINDIRNTIYNLQEWVKPEKPEKTMVNIMDGVYIYKDPYGVVLVIGAWNYPLQLTLVPVAAAIAAGNCVLIKPSEVAATTSKFIAETIPKYLDSDCYKVIEGGAKETSELLRQKFDYVFYTGSGRVGKIVHQACNENLTPCTLELGGKSPCYIDSTADISIATKRILWGKFINAGQTCIAPDYLLCSKQVQREFVEEAKKILTEWYGSNPKDSPDLCRIINQQHFQRLSAMIKGANVAIGGEMDSQEKYIAPTILVDVSPSDAVMQEEIFGPILPIINVENAYDAIRFINSRSPALVMYIFTQDKKLQDLFIHGTRSGSMCLNDTIMQYAVETLPFGGVGSSGMGAYHGKYSFDTFVHRKSCLAKDFNMIGEKLASSRYPPYSDTKLSFLTTLLKKRQGFSTKFLPYVLMFGIGVATTLIVSSIVKRRMQ; encoded by the exons ATGAGTTACGCAGAT GTAGTACAACAACTTCACACGACTTTCGCTAGTGGAAAGACCAGAGATGTCGAATTCAG AGAGAAGCAACTCAAAAACTTGTTGCGCATGTACGAAGAGAATTCAGCCGAAATGGTCAGAGTGCTAGCTGCTGATTTGAGGAAGCACAAACAGGAGGCTCATGTACTGGAGATTGATTTTCTCATAAACGACATTCGAAACACCATCTACAATCTGCAAGAATGGGTCAAACCGGAGAAACCGGAAAAAACTATGGTCAATATCATGGACGGAGTGTACATCTACAAAGATCCATATGGCGTAGTTTTGGTAATCGGTGCTTGGAATTATCCGCTGCAATTAACCCTTGTTCCAGTGGCGGCAGCAATTGCGGCTGGAAACTGTGTACTTATCAAACCAAGCGAAGTCGCGGCGACGACGTCTAAGTTCATTGCAGAAACTATTCCAAAGTATTTAGACTCA GATTGCTACAAGGTAATAGAAGGTGGTGCCAAGGAGACATCAGAACTGTTGAGGCAGAAATTCGATTACGTTTTCTACACCGGTTCCGGCAGAGTCGGAAAAATAGTGCATCAGGCATGCAATGAAAATCTGACGCCTTGTACGCTTGAGCTGGGCGGCAAAAGTCCCTGTTATATTGACAGCACCGCAGATATTTCAATCGCCACAAAGCGAATTCTGTGGGGCAAATTTATCAATGCCGGGCAGACTTGTATCGCTCCTGACTATCTGCTCTGCTCGAAGCAGGTGCAAAGAGAGTTTGTGGAAGAAGCGAAAAAAATTTTAACCGAATGGTACGGAAGCAACCCGAAGGACAGTCCCGATCTGTGCAGGATTATTAACCAGCAGCATTTCCA GCGTCTTAGTGCGATGATTAAAGGAGCAAATGTGGCCATTGGTGGAGAAATGGATTCACAGGAAAAGTATATCGCTCCAACGATCCTGGTAGATGTTAGTCCCAGTGACGCCGTAATGCAAGAGGAAATCTTCGGACCAATTCTTCCGATCATCAACGTTGAGAATGCTTAtgatgctatccgctttattaaTTCGAG ATCACCCGCGCTTGTTATGTATATTTTTACGCAAGACAAGAAACTGCAAGATCTTTTCATTCATGGTACGAGATCAGGAAGCATGTGTCTCAATGATACCATTATGCAGTATGCTG TTGAAACTTTACCGTTCGGAGGCGTCGGATCGAGCGGAATGGGGGCGTATCACGGAAAATACTCATTCGACACGTTTGTCCATAGGAAGTCGTGCCTGGCTAAGGATTTTAATATGATCGGCGAAAAACTGGCCTC TTCAAGATACCCTCCGTACTCGGATACAAAGCTTTCATTCCTGACTACACTACTTAAGAAACGACAGGGATTTTCCACCAAGTTTCTGCCTTATGTATTGATGTTTGGAATAGGAGTTGCTACTACACTCATTGTGAGCTCAATCGTGAAG agACGTATGCAATAA
- the LOC128734022 gene encoding aldehyde dehydrogenase, dimeric NADP-preferring-like isoform X2, producing MSYADVVQQLHTTFASGKTRDVEFREKQLKNLLRMYEENSAEMVRVLAADLRKHKQEAHVLEIDFLINDIRNTIYNLQEWVKPEKPEKTMVNIMDGVYIYKDPYGVVLVIGAWNYPLQLTLVPVAAAIAAGNCVLIKPSEVAATTSKFIAETIPKYLDSDCYKVIEGGAKETSELLRQKFDYVFYTGSGRVGKIVHQACNENLTPCTLELGGKSPCYIDSTADISIATKRILWGKFINAGQTCIAPDYLLCSKQVQREFVEEAKKILTEWYGSNPKDSPDLCRIINQQHFQRLSAMIKGANVAIGGEMDSQEKYIAPTILVDVSPSDAVMQEEIFGPILPIINVENAYDAIRFINSRPKALSMYIFSCNKSDTKTIITNTSCGGVCINDTLTHFSVETLPFGGVGSSGMGAYHGKYSFDTFVHRKSCLAKDFNMIGEKLASSRYPPYSDTKLSFLTTLLKKRQGFSTKFLPYVLMFGIGVATTLIVSSIVKRRMQ from the exons ATGAGTTACGCAGAT GTAGTACAACAACTTCACACGACTTTCGCTAGTGGAAAGACCAGAGATGTCGAATTCAG AGAGAAGCAACTCAAAAACTTGTTGCGCATGTACGAAGAGAATTCAGCCGAAATGGTCAGAGTGCTAGCTGCTGATTTGAGGAAGCACAAACAGGAGGCTCATGTACTGGAGATTGATTTTCTCATAAACGACATTCGAAACACCATCTACAATCTGCAAGAATGGGTCAAACCGGAGAAACCGGAAAAAACTATGGTCAATATCATGGACGGAGTGTACATCTACAAAGATCCATATGGCGTAGTTTTGGTAATCGGTGCTTGGAATTATCCGCTGCAATTAACCCTTGTTCCAGTGGCGGCAGCAATTGCGGCTGGAAACTGTGTACTTATCAAACCAAGCGAAGTCGCGGCGACGACGTCTAAGTTCATTGCAGAAACTATTCCAAAGTATTTAGACTCA GATTGCTACAAGGTAATAGAAGGTGGTGCCAAGGAGACATCAGAACTGTTGAGGCAGAAATTCGATTACGTTTTCTACACCGGTTCCGGCAGAGTCGGAAAAATAGTGCATCAGGCATGCAATGAAAATCTGACGCCTTGTACGCTTGAGCTGGGCGGCAAAAGTCCCTGTTATATTGACAGCACCGCAGATATTTCAATCGCCACAAAGCGAATTCTGTGGGGCAAATTTATCAATGCCGGGCAGACTTGTATCGCTCCTGACTATCTGCTCTGCTCGAAGCAGGTGCAAAGAGAGTTTGTGGAAGAAGCGAAAAAAATTTTAACCGAATGGTACGGAAGCAACCCGAAGGACAGTCCCGATCTGTGCAGGATTATTAACCAGCAGCATTTCCA GCGTCTTAGTGCGATGATTAAAGGAGCAAATGTGGCCATTGGTGGAGAAATGGATTCACAGGAAAAGTATATCGCTCCAACGATCCTGGTAGATGTTAGTCCCAGTGACGCCGTAATGCAAGAGGAAATCTTCGGACCAATTCTTCCGATCATCAACGTTGAGAATGCTTAtgatgctatccgctttattaaTTCGAG ACCAAAGGCTTTGTCGATGTACATCTTTAGCTGCAACAAATCGGATACAAAAACAATAATTACTAACACATCTTGTGGGGGTGTTTGTATCAACGACACTTTGACACACTTTTCAG TTGAAACTTTACCGTTCGGAGGCGTCGGATCGAGCGGAATGGGGGCGTATCACGGAAAATACTCATTCGACACGTTTGTCCATAGGAAGTCGTGCCTGGCTAAGGATTTTAATATGATCGGCGAAAAACTGGCCTC TTCAAGATACCCTCCGTACTCGGATACAAAGCTTTCATTCCTGACTACACTACTTAAGAAACGACAGGGATTTTCCACCAAGTTTCTGCCTTATGTATTGATGTTTGGAATAGGAGTTGCTACTACACTCATTGTGAGCTCAATCGTGAAG agACGTATGCAATAA
- the LOC128736043 gene encoding uncharacterized protein LOC128736043, producing the protein MVESSAPAAAKSADLNETRLFGEVPVGDVCQNSTPIGGSVHEVSQEISKLSLRSSSPEDDNDKSSGFGSIMSSIVNIDSEQASGKNDNSNGDFFVPPRKAADFASEVNESEQHQNTNYQPVVIDIENGADGEIVDPAAKQAQQKGKTPSEVYLQKLLIGLLNSFLLVSSNSSRL; encoded by the exons ATGGTAGAATCTTCAGCACCTGCAGCTGCGAAATCGGCGGATTTGAATGAAACGCGCCTCTTCGGAGAAGTTCCCGTCGGGGACGTATGCCAAAATTCGACCCCTATTGGTGGATCTGTGCATGAGGTTTCACAGGAAATATCAAAGCTCAGTTTGCGATCGTCTTCTCCAGAAGACGACAACGATAAAAGTTCCGGATTTGGAAGTATTATGAGTAGCATCGTGAACATCGATAGCGAACAAGCGAGCGGCAAGAATGATAACTCAAACGGCGACTTTTTCGTTCCACCTCGTAAGGCAGCGGACTTTGCCAGCGAGGTCAATGAATCCGAACAACACCAGAACACCAACTACCAACCAGTTGTGATCGACATCGAAAATGGGGCAG ATGGAGAAATTGTAGATCCAGCCGCAAAGCAGGCACAGCAAAAAGGCAAAACACCAAGTGAAGTGTATTTACAAAAATTACTCATTGGATTACTTAATTCATTTCTGCTGGTATCCAGCAACTCGTCTAGATTGTAG
- the LOC128734022 gene encoding aldehyde dehydrogenase family 3 member A2-like isoform X5, which translates to MYEENSAEMVRVLAADLRKHKQEAHVLEIDFLINDIRNTIYNLQEWVKPEKPEKTMVNIMDGVYIYKDPYGVVLVIGAWNYPLQLTLVPVAAAIAAGNCVLIKPSEVAATTSKFIAETIPKYLDSDCYKVIEGGAKETSELLRQKFDYVFYTGSGRVGKIVHQACNENLTPCTLELGGKSPCYIDSTADISIATKRILWGKFINAGQTCIAPDYLLCSKQVQREFVEEAKKILTEWYGSNPKDSPDLCRIINQQHFQRLSAMIKGANVAIGGEMDSQEKYIAPTILVDVSPSDAVMQEEIFGPILPIINVENAYDAIRFINSRQKALALYIFSENKNDRKALIKGTSSGGVCINDTMMHAAVETLPFGGVGSSGMGAYHGKYSFDTFVHRKSCLAKDFNMIGEKLASSRYPPYSDTKLSFLTTLLKKRQGFSTKFLPYVLMFGIGVATTLIVSSIVKRRMQ; encoded by the exons ATGTACGAAGAGAATTCAGCCGAAATGGTCAGAGTGCTAGCTGCTGATTTGAGGAAGCACAAACAGGAGGCTCATGTACTGGAGATTGATTTTCTCATAAACGACATTCGAAACACCATCTACAATCTGCAAGAATGGGTCAAACCGGAGAAACCGGAAAAAACTATGGTCAATATCATGGACGGAGTGTACATCTACAAAGATCCATATGGCGTAGTTTTGGTAATCGGTGCTTGGAATTATCCGCTGCAATTAACCCTTGTTCCAGTGGCGGCAGCAATTGCGGCTGGAAACTGTGTACTTATCAAACCAAGCGAAGTCGCGGCGACGACGTCTAAGTTCATTGCAGAAACTATTCCAAAGTATTTAGACTCA GATTGCTACAAGGTAATAGAAGGTGGTGCCAAGGAGACATCAGAACTGTTGAGGCAGAAATTCGATTACGTTTTCTACACCGGTTCCGGCAGAGTCGGAAAAATAGTGCATCAGGCATGCAATGAAAATCTGACGCCTTGTACGCTTGAGCTGGGCGGCAAAAGTCCCTGTTATATTGACAGCACCGCAGATATTTCAATCGCCACAAAGCGAATTCTGTGGGGCAAATTTATCAATGCCGGGCAGACTTGTATCGCTCCTGACTATCTGCTCTGCTCGAAGCAGGTGCAAAGAGAGTTTGTGGAAGAAGCGAAAAAAATTTTAACCGAATGGTACGGAAGCAACCCGAAGGACAGTCCCGATCTGTGCAGGATTATTAACCAGCAGCATTTCCA GCGTCTTAGTGCGATGATTAAAGGAGCAAATGTGGCCATTGGTGGAGAAATGGATTCACAGGAAAAGTATATCGCTCCAACGATCCTGGTAGATGTTAGTCCCAGTGACGCCGTAATGCAAGAGGAAATCTTCGGACCAATTCTTCCGATCATCAACGTTGAGAATGCTTAtgatgctatccgctttattaaTTCGAG ACAAAAGGCACTCGCGTTGTATATCTTCAGCGAAAATAAAAACGACAGAAAAGCGTTAATTAAAGGTACTTCTAGCGGTGGAGTTTGTATCAACGACACTATGATGCACGCAGCAG TTGAAACTTTACCGTTCGGAGGCGTCGGATCGAGCGGAATGGGGGCGTATCACGGAAAATACTCATTCGACACGTTTGTCCATAGGAAGTCGTGCCTGGCTAAGGATTTTAATATGATCGGCGAAAAACTGGCCTC TTCAAGATACCCTCCGTACTCGGATACAAAGCTTTCATTCCTGACTACACTACTTAAGAAACGACAGGGATTTTCCACCAAGTTTCTGCCTTATGTATTGATGTTTGGAATAGGAGTTGCTACTACACTCATTGTGAGCTCAATCGTGAAG agACGTATGCAATAA